Sequence from the Thunnus maccoyii chromosome 11, fThuMac1.1, whole genome shotgun sequence genome:
TGATTCTTTCAGACAGAACAAATGCTATCACAGTGAAAGCTTCGATGGATTTAATCAGAGAGAAaatcagatttgttttcttttctttttttcttttttttcttttgaagaaTCAGTTCTTCTGGGATGAAAAAAGACTTTGGTCATTTCAGAATGAATAGATCTGAGTGTGATTTTTCGATGGATTATGCTACGTGTCCTCTACATGGATGTATCGGGTGGGTGAGGCACCTTTGGCCCAGTGGGGACTGGGAACCTGTTTTTGCATGCCGGGAATCAAGGTCCAAACAGGCACGTGATAGGCCAAGATGATCAGTACTGGACTCTGCATGCTGAGCTAGGAGACAAATCCtctcataataataatcataataataataataataatagtaataataataatcataataataataataatgataataataataataataataatatctagtcatttaaaaagttatGATTTTTAATAGTCATTTTCCCTAAGTTTTATACAGTGAAAATGTTACAATATAAGCCATCTCTTGTATAACTGCTGCAAGAAGAGAGAACACAATATTAACCTTGCCCATGCTTTAGTTTGCTGAACCAAATAGGGATGCAGCCAGTATAAATGTCGCCTACTGGTTTTCAGCCATGTTGTTTTCTGGCTTTAAGTAGACGCTGCCATAAAATGGCTGCCAGTGCTGCAGTTATAGACCATCTGGGTCAAAGCCACAAGCCTTGCCTCGTAGTCCAAAGAAGTCAGCGAGTAAGGGACAAAGGCCTACAAGGCCTAGAGATATTCCTAGAGCCCACGCTCTGAAAtaagattaaagaaaaatagACTTCAGGTTTCTATTTACCAGAGAAGGCGGACTGAACCGCTGGTGGGACTTAGATAGTGATATGTATACACCATTCCTTACAGCGCTTTCCCACCCACACGCACATctgtttataaatgtgtgtgtgtgtgtgtgtttgtatgtgtgtagggAGCTCCTCGCATTGATTGCAGTGGCGGTAATTAGCACTTCATCAACTGTGATTGCAGGAGCTATCTGCCAGCCTCCAGTGTGTTTTTATCGGCCGTAAAAAGCAACATCTCTGATTTTCCCCacaaactttgtgtgtgtgtctgtatgtgtgtgtgtgcatgtcgtAGGCAAGatgaaaatttgaattttttttatatatatatatgtttgtttttgccacatctgtgtgaatgtgtttcttaGAAAATCACACAACTCCcttgcaaaatgtttttatcttttctagGTTACTTGACAAAGAGAAAAGTGTGTGActagagatagaaagagagggagaggggaacATACTCGTAAAAAATAGAGGACGACAGTCCAAATATTTACTCTATCTATACAGTCTCTATCCCAGAACATAGCTGGTGAACTGTGGTATAGAAAATAGATCTGAAGGTACACAGACTCATTCTGCAACAGGGCATTatagagggggagggggggattcTTGGATGAACCGTCAGCAAGCAAAGTACCACGAGTGTGGTGGTTGTGAAACACGTGTTATTCACATGAATTCTCACAGTTTCAGAGGAATCTAAAGGCATTCCATGATCAGAGGTCCTCTTCCCTCCTGTGCTGGAGAAACTCAGCCGCCTCAGAATCCATCCACCCATGTTGAGACCGCTGGAGAAAGGGAGGACAAGGCGGAGAAAGAAGAGGACGAGCAAgagaagaaagggagggaggtTTGCCTGGATCTGATCCACAGAAGAAAGAGGGTCGGGAGTCTTGTGGGGAAAAGCCCTGCCTCCATCACGttcccccccctccacacacacacacacacacacactgggcaCTGGTCAGGTGTGGCTATGTGGTGGGCTTGTCGGGCTTGCTGACGGGTTTACCTCCGTTCATCACTGCTGGCTCACTTGTGCTTTTACTGGGAGGTACTGCCGCCTTGGGTACTGTCTCTCCAACATCATGCAACGATGGCTCTCTGTACATGGCAACTgcaggagcagaaaacaagaaaataaagcagagagacaagtataaaaaaaatgttagcaaGAGCTTCTATCCTGTACGTTTGACTTCACCTGTCTGAAAGTAATCATGCAGCATCTTTCCCCTTAACAATACTTGATGTTGCTTCCTTTATTCAAAAGTTCATATACAGACAAAATCCCTCAAAACATCCACTGAAGACATCCTGCAAtttacagatggaaaaaaagctGATAGATTTTTCAGCCACAGTCTTCATACTAccatctttcttttcctgtcagGGCTGATTGTAAATCTAAGCACGGGGTTTTTGACAAACAGCGAAAAGTGTTTCATTATCCCTCACTTTACAGCCACTACACTACAGCTGTATTACTGTCTTGacaggacacttcaacatgatTCCGTGTTTAAATAATAGGAAGCAATCAGGCTGGTGGTGGCTGACGAGAGTGATGGTGGCATCCACTGGACTATCAACATTTCATACTGCACTTACAGTACAGAGCTGTCTTGCCTCCTACACTGTATgctaaaagcagaaaaataatgaattagcacataaatacaataatatctcaaatacatttaacataGTGGTGCCATTAATCAGGGTAGGATCATGTCTTATTGTATGGGACATCTGTCCTGTCATGTAATAGGTGTAGTCatgctttttattgatttgtacCTCAAAATATCCagatgtatttacagtatgtttccaCCCAAAGGTTACGTTTTGCACTGCAAAAAGATAATGATCACCCTGGTTTAAAGTAAGTAACAGTGAGACTGTGCAGTAGTAAGGTCTTTTGCAACATTAACAGCTCAAAGACTGCTTCAGGTAACAGTAtgtgaagagaaaatgaagaataaatgCAAACGAGCTGTTGATTATGCCCCTTGAGTCCGTctgagaacaaaacagaaaatcacaagtGTTTACACTtaagaatgtgtttttatattgcaattttcttgtattattgattttttttttagctgaactgctcatccaaacattgagtcattaaaaaaaatcacttactGCTCGTGTAAACTGGCCTTACGGATAGTCTTAGCTTTATTTGCCCAAAATGTGAGATCTCTATCTCTGAGAACTCTGTTGCCACCATAATATGATGGTAGGTACACAACATTCAGAGGTGTATATCTCAAAACCTTTACACATGAAATTGAAATTGTCAACATTTTACTTCGTGATTTGGGTGATCTGACCCTtgaaaggataaggctggtgatattcagtctttttttcattgtcaaCAAACTCCTGGAAAAGACCAAAACCGTGTTAGTCCGTCCATCCTCCATACCCTGTCTTTGGCATTCAACCCCAAGCCCACTGGTCTCTACAGAATAAATATGGATCATGAatatatactttcatttttttttaaaaggataaatacatttcttaaagagctggccactgtagtttttcacaaatatttctcatacaggagtaaatagtgcatttattGAGGACTGTTTTCTGtggtggattaatacacatttggtgctctagtgagtatttacagcagaaaGACAATCTATGTGGGATTGATAAAGTGCCCATGTTTATCAtagtgaaggaacatgtcaaccAGTCAAACAGTgcagctcactgatgtgttttttcatttaagtttttggacaacaatagaggtctatggcacagaagaatatatcaggctttgggtACACAACAATAATTGATAGTatgatcaattcattgttggatttgacaataagaaaaatatagaatatcaccacacctaaaataaacaatgactttttaaaatttacttaaaaaaagGAGCTCTAGCAATTAGCCATGGCTGCCACGTCAGAACTAAATGCTTACTACAGTGCAGTctgaaaaatgttgttattaGATCTCATTTGAGTCTATTACATACCTTCTAATGGCTTGGGCAGGAAGTGAGcagctggttttgtttttttcactcgGTTCCCCTTCATGGCTTGGCCCTCTTTATTGAGCCCGAGGAACCAAGCTCTCCCCGACTCCTGTTGTCTGTACAACATGGACGAGTAGATCACATAGTAGTTCTCAAACACCGACTCTTTGAACTTGCACTCTGCTGTAAAGAGTTCCTGCAAAGACAGACACACGGACCAGACAGAATGAAAGGACaaggtttttttatttattaaaaaacactaCACATGCCTATAATATATATTTGAGACCTTACAATGGACACAAATTAATAATTCAGGCTTCATATTGTgcaaaaatgaaacagatgtCAGATGAATTATTCATATTTGAACTTATACAGAGGTCACCAGGACAAATGCCATCTTTATTTTACACTCACAATATATAGAATAATGTTATGGCAGGCACAGAAACTGCCTCGCCAGGTGAAATGGACTTCATACTTCTACCTGTCATGAAAAGGACGAGCGCTGCAGAGTCTATCTCGCTCTACTCATGTCTGATTCAAGCCGAGCCTAATGACCTGCTCTGATGAAATGCAACTCTCATTCTCTCCTTGGCCTTAACCTTGACATCAGATGTAAGAGTGCTCGTTTAGTCAATTAGCTCATGTTCCCAGCAGAAAGTATATATTGTTAGGCACTGACCCTAGCACCagaaaaatcagcattttttcccccagaaGTCCAGCTAGACACTCCTggcttgtttcattttttaaattggtaAAACCCAAAGGGGATCCTTCTATTATCAATGTGTCTATGACTGCCTTctgaactttgtatgaataATGATAGAGCTAATCAAGTgactcctccatcctccatccacACCTCAATCTGGCAATGACGAATGAATGCCGAGGCACCacatctctctctgctgttgccCATTCATCTCCAACCAGAAGGGTAATAAAAAGCGTTTCCACATTGTCCGCCCTGCCAGGCTAAAAATAAAGGCATTCATCGTGGTGTATTAATCAAAGCACACTCATCACAATGGAGTTTCACCACATCTGTTGTGAGCAATCCACACTGAGCTGGCTCATAGAGCTACTGACAGTCTACATTAGAAATGGATATATCCTGTATCACAGTGGTTTCCAATGTCCAGGTCTGTGATCCTTCAGGAGATTCTTGAGGGACCTAAAATAAGCAGcaattttaatgccaggtgtaaatggagtctaggattcatcttctgggaaccataaatgtctgtacaaactttcatggcaatccacccAGTGGTTGTTAAGATATcttagtctggaccaaagaggTGAACTGACTGACCGACAACATCATCTCAAGAGCCTTGTCACCAGcatggcaaaaacaaaaaaattacataattttaatactcaataactcttttttttcccctgctctcagcaacatttccatttttcaccAGCcttacattttctcttttactctttGTAAATCACAGGACATTATTTATGAGCTAAATGTTCAGTTTAGAACACAGGACACACCATGCCATGATTACGGTGTAATTAGCCCTTTGGTAAATTACTCCTGTCAGAGCTTATCCTCCAGACAGTATTCAGCTGAAAGCAGAGCTGAGCAGGAAGGAGTAGAGGGACACATGGGATGACCATAATGATCCTAAGAAGCATGTGGCTGTATTCTGAGTGTCCTCTCTACCCTTGATTGAGGACTCATGGGCATTTCTGAGTGGAAAGCACAAATGCATGATGCACAACATCAGCACCAACTGAGATGTCAAAAACTCAGGAGGAGCCGCTCTGATTCTGCACATCGCAATTACAGCGAGACGCAGACAAATCTGTCAGTTCAGGCATTGAGAGGTCAGAGTGGTGATCTGTTATGTGAGATATGTGTCAGAAAATCCTACATTCTGACTTTGCTCGATCTGGCCGGCAATTACATTACACAAGGGACTCAACTTCAGACTATTCTAGCGGCAAATGTAGAGATTAAGATTATAACTATTAATGCTGCTTCCATAGAAGACCATGCTGACAGAGCAATCCATTGATAGACAGACACATTGCAGGctgaagcaaaaaaacaaaaacaaatgcagccTTACATGATAAAACCCTGAGCACGAAGCTCTCTGGCAGgtttaatatcaaataaataaacattccCTCTGGACGATGCCCAGGCCCGACCCCACTGTTATTCATCTTGTCATGCATATTAGGATTTATTGTATCAGCAGCAAGCAGCAGTTTATCAAATGGCTGCTTATTATGTCCAAGTTGTCGCAAAGGGAGGGCTGTGTCCTGTCTGCcaggacagacaggtgacagaatAGGATATATTACACACTCTGCACTGCACATTCAACTTAATTGATGAATCAATATACAAAATCTCAAGAAAAGAAGGTGATTTATACTTAAAATGCACTTGGATAATCTCTAGCCAACAACACAGAACAAATGTCTTCATTGTGCTGCTTCAGTTGTTAAACCAAATAAACTTTGTCCTCTGAAAGAATGTTTAAACACGCTCTGTTCATGCTGAAGCTCTGTTGCTGAGCCGATTAGAAGGCAAACAGTTTTACCTTCATGGTTCCCTGAGTTGCTTCAATTAGGTAAttaattctactttttttcTCGTCAGGTGAGCTGCACCGCAGGTTGGTTGGCTGCTGTAATTAGACAGATCATTTCCATGCCGGTCCAGGTTTAGCCAAGCACTGATTACGTATACGGCACCTACAAAACAGCCTAGAGTATTAGTAATCAAACAAGCTGGTGCCAAGGCCATAATTGTGGCTAATCAAATGCCTTCACATAGATGCACaaaaagtctgtctttgtttacagAGGCAGAGCAAGCGGAGGTGGTTTGTTTATGGAGTTATGTTTGATGCTGAACAAAAGTGTGGCCCTGTCAGTCACCATAATCAGTTTGATTTGAAGATCAGAGCAGTGAAGGTAGCTGACTTAAGACACGTTGTTTGTTGCATTTTAAGTATGTCAAACGTCAATATCAAGCTGAATGCTTTTATCACATTCTTCCTTTGTGTGAAAGAgctttctcttttctcacaGCACCTTGTATGCAGTCAATAATTCCCCACACAGAAATTGTTGCTAATCTATATTACACGATCATTTCTTTGACTGTAAGGTATGTGGACAGCCAAACATTACATCCATATATTATTGTTGAGCATCTTATTGAACTCGCACTGTACAAGagtgtcatgttgaaacaagaGAGGCTCTGCCCAAACACACATGTGGAGGCACACTTGTATACTGTACCATTATTTGCATTAAAGCTGCCCTAATCAATACTTTTACACAAGGATCAAATGACcgcatgtaatgtgaaagggatCACTCAGCAGTCCCCACAGTTCCCAGGaagcttttattttttagcctttttcagttcattgtttcagttttacagtccccaactttattattttggcctccaaattaatgataatattgCTCCATATCTCCTGGATGTGTATATAGGTTATGTTTGGCTAACTCGTTTGCCATAACAACTtaataaggtgataatatgtcaatgttttgtttacagcttgtaCTGCTCCCCCTAAATGGccaaaaaacccaacaacaaccTGTGATTACTGCCTTAATTTGAGCAAAGGatgagaaagtgaaagtgaagacTGAGGTGTCCACACACTTTTGGCCATGTGGAGCATGATGAATCACGAAGTAACATTTTATATGAATCTTCTTGTTACcctttttaaccattttctatCAGTGGAATGGCAAATATACCAGTGATATCGTCACTTTGATCATCAGCTTGTAAATTGAATTAAGATAAAACAACCACTGCTCCTTCCCTACACATCCTATTGTGCTTTTTTTGACAAACTTTTCCCCTGTCTGCATCGttcgtttttttgttttttttttcttgttgttcttcTCCGAGCCCAGAACATGTAAATAGATTTGTTCTTGggtttccatggcaacacagAGGGGCTCCAGGACAATATAGTGCTGTTGGAAGGTACTGGGCATCCCCCTCGTATCAATACATACAAAACAAGACGATTGGATGCAATTTTAATGTACAGCTCAACATAGAGTATGAGATTAATCTTATAACATCTACATGTCAAGTTATTTTTCCCTCCTATGTTTTATATTCTTGGGGAtcaaatagtttaaaaaaaacttctatcCTGATATAACGTCACATACATCATTATCAAATGACCTGATTGTTATATAAGccattaaaaatgtgttatgtTGTAATGTTGTCATATGATGAATTTCAAAGTCAAACCAGGGAGAAAAGATGTGTGACAATATGACCTTCACATTGTGAGTTATTTGCAGTATAATTCTAGTCAACATCAGACTAatatattgaacaaaaatgatgtGGGTGACattgaaggagaaaaaagggagaaggaGACTGGGACACagcacacactttcacaccagtggcaaatcaaatcatttttgaGGCACCAAATGGTTGATTTTCTTCCCCGTGCGATCTCCCCGCCTGGCGCTCCACATCAGTGGCTCCCTGGCCCATGATTGGCTATGCTCTGAATGGAAAGGCCATAATTGACCTTGGCCACAGACAGTGTGAGGGCTCAGCCCCGCATTATCAGCCCCAGTCACCAAGGCAAAAagacagggacagagagaaaaagctatatgaagagaaaaaaaaagagattagactaaaagagagaaaggagactGGTTGAGGGGAAGGGGGAAATATAGGGAAGAATACAGTTTCtgcaaaaataataacagattaaaaagaggcaaatacagacagatggagagagtgggagtttaaaataaaactccCTGACAAAGAGTGAATAGGCATTAAAAGACAAGAGAGCAAATAGACTCAGCCTAAAACAAACATCCTTTGGAAAAATCACAAAACGGGTCGTGATTGCCGAGCATGATCGCCTGAAAGTAGGTGAGAGGAGGCTCATACAGGAGGGGGGGACGCACATTAACATGCAGAGTGACTGTTCACTACCCCACTGTGGAAACGAAGAAATTGTTTATTAATGCTGCCAGCATAAAACCTATTAATTCATGGAAAAAGGTCAACCCCCAGAAAGCTGAGCTGCATTCACAATGCTATAAGACGCTCTCATATGTATAAGAGTCACGTCGTTACTGTGTGCAGACAATGGGGGTTTCGGCAGACCTGTCTGATTATCAAAcccagaggaggaagaggagacaggGGCCGAATGAGGCGAATCACCGGTAAACAGCTGGATGAATTGTATACACAGATGTACAGTAcggtttcagtttttttttctttaatgatcTGAATACACATGACATAACTGGAAGCATTCATGttcataaaacatgaacatacataGAAAAGTCTGGCTTCACAGAGCTCGAGGCTCTgttattatttacttatttattattacagataGGAAGGgaaacataacattttgtatataaaatattaatctgcaaATGTAGTAGattagaaattaaaatttaagTATTCATATAAAGTACCTCCTTTGAGAAAATTAATTTAGTTACTTTTCTTTGGCTGGTTCAATGATCAGTTCATGTATCAGGTaagcagaggaaaaacaggTCAATTATTGCATCCATGGCGATCATCAACATCCATAATACCAATGGTGGAGAgcaacaaagtacatttactgagGTATTCTGCTTAATTAGTTACAAGGTAATTGTATTCGCttgaatatttgcattttatgcaACTGTGTCCTTCACTTGTACAAGGTTTAGGTCTCTTCTATTTCAGAGGAAACATCGTACTTGTTATTCTACTGTGTG
This genomic interval carries:
- the fgf14 gene encoding fibroblast growth factor 14 isoform X2, with translation MLPVPGKSHRWIFHCTAVGIDAKKEGLCGRGKYNPQLKGIVTRLYCRQGYYLQMNPDGSLDGTKDDSSNSSLFNLIPVGLRVVAIQSVKTGLYIAMNGEGHLYTSELFTAECKFKESVFENYYVIYSSMLYRQQESGRAWFLGLNKEGQAMKGNRVKKTKPAAHFLPKPLEVAMYREPSLHDVGETVPKAAVPPSKSTSEPAVMNGGKPVSKPDKPTT
- the fgf14 gene encoding fibroblast growth factor 14 isoform X4, which produces MPLARTTERSAGGLCAFPQDPQLKGIVTRLYCRQGYYLQMNPDGSLDGTKDDSSNSSLFNLIPVGLRVVAIQSVKTGLYIAMNGEGHLYTSELFTAECKFKESVFENYYVIYSSMLYRQQESGRAWFLGLNKEGQAMKGNRVKKTKPAAHFLPKPLEVAMYREPSLHDVGETVPKAAVPPSKSTSEPAVMNGGKPVSKPDKPTT
- the fgf14 gene encoding fibroblast growth factor 14 isoform X3 encodes the protein MLPVPGKSHRWIFHCTAVGIDAKKEGLCGRDPQLKGIVTRLYCRQGYYLQMNPDGSLDGTKDDSSNSSLFNLIPVGLRVVAIQSVKTGLYIAMNGEGHLYTSELFTAECKFKESVFENYYVIYSSMLYRQQESGRAWFLGLNKEGQAMKGNRVKKTKPAAHFLPKPLEVAMYREPSLHDVGETVPKAAVPPSKSTSEPAVMNGGKPVSKPDKPTT